From the Vibrio metoecus genome, one window contains:
- a CDS encoding alpha/beta fold hydrolase → MNSWFIDGQKMAYLDVGEGEVLVFGHSYLWDHQMWAPQIAELSQHYRCIVPDFWAHGDSDSAPASMNNLKDYAQHILALMDHLQIEQFSIVGLSVGGMWGAELAVLAPARVKSLVMMDTFVGLEPEVTHKKYFSMLDAITQLQAVPAPIVDAVVPMFFASDTLKNELPVVTQFRSALQKLSGERAVEVARLGRMIFGRRDLMDEIENLTLPVLIMVGSEDTPRPVLESYLMQDAIRGSGLEVIDGAGHISSLEQPDQVIHHLSAFFLSVY, encoded by the coding sequence ATGAATTCGTGGTTTATTGATGGCCAAAAAATGGCTTACCTTGATGTCGGTGAAGGAGAAGTGCTGGTGTTTGGGCACAGTTATCTGTGGGATCATCAAATGTGGGCTCCGCAAATTGCTGAGTTGAGCCAGCATTATCGTTGTATTGTGCCGGATTTTTGGGCGCATGGTGATTCAGATTCGGCTCCCGCTTCGATGAATAACCTCAAAGATTATGCGCAGCATATTCTTGCGCTGATGGATCACTTGCAGATAGAGCAATTCTCAATCGTTGGTCTGTCTGTTGGCGGCATGTGGGGTGCAGAATTAGCTGTGTTGGCGCCAGCGCGCGTTAAATCACTGGTGATGATGGATACCTTTGTGGGGCTTGAACCTGAAGTCACGCATAAAAAATATTTTTCGATGCTTGATGCAATTACTCAGCTTCAAGCAGTGCCAGCACCGATTGTTGATGCGGTTGTGCCGATGTTTTTTGCATCCGACACCCTGAAAAATGAGTTGCCTGTGGTTACTCAGTTCCGTTCTGCACTTCAAAAGTTATCCGGTGAGCGCGCAGTTGAAGTGGCGCGTCTAGGCCGCATGATTTTTGGACGTCGCGATTTGATGGATGAGATTGAAAACTTAACACTGCCTGTGCTGATCATGGTGGGTAGTGAAGACACTCCTCGCCCAGTTTTAGAATCTTATCTGATGCAAGATGCAATTCGTGGCAGCGGACTTGAGGTGATTGATGGCGCGGGACATATCAGTAGCCTAGAGCAACCGGATCAGGTCATCCATCATTTAAGTGCGTTTTTCTTGAGCGTGTACTGA
- the tsaD gene encoding tRNA (adenosine(37)-N6)-threonylcarbamoyltransferase complex transferase subunit TsaD: MRIIGIETSCDETGVAIYDDEKGLLSHKLYSQVKLHADYGGVVPELASRDHVKKTIPLIKAAMEEANVTPQDLDGVAFTAGPGLVGALLVGATIGRSLAYAWNVPAVPVHHMEGHLLAPMLEDNPPPFPFVALLVSGGHTMLVEVKNIGEYRILGESIDDAAGEAFDKTAKLMGLDYPGGPLLAKLAEKGTAGRFKFPRPMTDRPGLDMSFSGLKTFTANTIAANGDDEQTRADIAYAFQEAVCDTLVIKCRRALEETGLKRVVIAGGVSANKQLRADLEKLAKKIGGEVYYPRTEFCTDNGAMIAYAGMQRLKNGDVCELGLQARPRWPIDQLTSIQK; this comes from the coding sequence ATGCGCATTATTGGTATTGAAACCTCTTGTGATGAAACGGGTGTCGCGATTTACGATGACGAAAAAGGACTACTGTCTCATAAGCTCTACAGTCAGGTAAAACTTCACGCCGATTACGGTGGTGTCGTGCCGGAGTTGGCATCACGTGACCATGTTAAAAAAACCATTCCACTGATCAAAGCGGCGATGGAAGAGGCGAATGTGACGCCACAAGATTTAGATGGCGTAGCGTTCACCGCCGGCCCTGGTTTAGTGGGCGCTCTGTTGGTTGGAGCCACCATCGGACGTAGTTTGGCTTACGCATGGAATGTGCCTGCGGTGCCGGTTCATCATATGGAAGGGCATCTGCTGGCTCCGATGTTGGAAGACAATCCGCCGCCATTTCCTTTTGTCGCTTTGCTGGTATCGGGTGGTCACACCATGCTAGTTGAGGTGAAAAATATCGGTGAATACCGAATTTTAGGGGAATCGATTGATGATGCCGCAGGCGAAGCCTTTGATAAAACGGCTAAGTTGATGGGGCTGGATTACCCTGGTGGACCTCTACTGGCGAAGTTGGCGGAAAAAGGAACCGCTGGGCGCTTTAAATTCCCGCGTCCAATGACGGACAGACCAGGACTTGATATGAGTTTCTCTGGTTTAAAAACCTTTACCGCTAACACGATTGCCGCCAACGGTGATGATGAACAGACGCGCGCCGATATTGCCTACGCTTTCCAAGAAGCGGTGTGTGACACTTTGGTCATTAAGTGTCGACGTGCGTTGGAAGAAACCGGTTTAAAACGCGTGGTGATTGCAGGTGGTGTGAGTGCCAATAAGCAGCTGCGTGCGGATTTGGAAAAGCTTGCGAAAAAAATCGGTGGCGAAGTGTATTATCCGCGCACTGAGTTTTGTACCGATAACGGTGCAATGATCGCTTATGCCGGAATGCAGCGTTTGAAGAATGGTGATGTGTGTGAACTTGGCTTGCAAGCTCGCCCGCGTTGGCCGATTGATCAGTTAACGTCAATTCAGAAATAA
- the rpsU gene encoding 30S ribosomal protein S21 — protein MPVVKVRENEPFDVALRRFKRSCEKAGILSEVRRREHYEKPTTVRKRAKAAAQKRHAKKLARENARRVRLY, from the coding sequence ATGCCAGTAGTTAAAGTACGTGAAAACGAACCGTTCGACGTAGCTCTGCGTCGTTTCAAACGCTCTTGCGAAAAAGCAGGTATCCTTTCTGAAGTGCGTCGTCGTGAGCACTACGAAAAGCCAACTACCGTTCGCAAACGCGCTAAAGCAGCTGCTCAAAAGCGTCACGCTAAGAAGCTGGCTCGCGAAAACGCACGTCGCGTTCGTCTGTACTAA
- a CDS encoding GatB/YqeY domain-containing protein, which yields MALIDSLKEEQKLAMKAKDKQRLGTIRLALAAIKQREVDEQITLSDDDIVGVLTKMVKQRRDSVSQYEAANRQDLADAEKIEITVLEEFMPQPLTDEEVSALIDSAITDSSATGMQDMGKVMAVLKPHIQGRADMGKVSGLVRAKLA from the coding sequence ATGGCTCTGATTGATAGTCTCAAAGAAGAGCAAAAACTAGCGATGAAAGCCAAGGATAAACAACGCCTTGGCACTATCCGTTTAGCGTTGGCCGCAATTAAACAACGTGAAGTCGATGAACAGATCACTCTGAGCGATGACGACATTGTTGGCGTGCTGACCAAAATGGTCAAACAACGTCGCGACTCTGTAAGCCAATACGAAGCAGCCAATCGTCAAGATTTAGCTGATGCGGAAAAGATAGAAATCACCGTGCTTGAGGAATTTATGCCTCAACCTTTGACGGATGAAGAAGTGAGTGCATTGATTGACAGTGCGATAACCGACTCTTCCGCCACTGGCATGCAAGACATGGGCAAAGTGATGGCTGTACTGAAACCGCACATTCAAGGGCGTGCAGACATGGGTAAAGTAAGCGGTTTAGTCCGCGCTAAACTGGCTTAA
- the dnaG gene encoding DNA primase, whose protein sequence is MAGHIPRSFIDGLLARLDIVDVIDARVKLKKKGKNYGACCPFHNEKTPSFSVSQEKQFYHCFGCGAHGNAIDFVMEFERMEFPEAIEELASTVGLEVEREERTPSSPFAKNTPTVKSEEKRSLYDLMGSIAQFYRQQLKVPTNKHAIEYLKNRGLSGEIVQKFGIGYVADEWDLVRRNFGQQRNSEDMLVTAGMLIESDNGRRYDRFRGRVMFPIRDRRGRVIGFGGRITEQGTPKYLNSPETPIFHKGKELYGLYEVLQAYREPPQILVVEGYMDVVALAQYGVDYSVASLGTSTTGDHLQLLFRQTNQVVCCYDGDRAGRDAAWRALENALSYLKSGNILKFLFLPDGEDPDSYVRKYGKADFEQQLANATPLSQYLFDNLIELHQLNLGSHEGKSALRALATPLIDKIPDPFLQEILEKLLDERTGFDHQLRRKKARNPENRPAPHKAIKRTPMRDVIALLVQNPSYAELVPDLASVRHLMLPGLDTFSEVLEKCRQYPHITTGQLLEHWRDSKNETLLSRLASWDIPLVEDNQEELFLDSLDKILAQCVEKQIENLQAKARSVGLSTEERRELQDLILKGLKA, encoded by the coding sequence ATGGCAGGACACATCCCACGCAGTTTTATTGATGGTCTCCTCGCTCGACTCGATATTGTCGACGTCATTGACGCACGCGTAAAACTGAAGAAAAAGGGCAAAAACTACGGTGCTTGCTGCCCTTTCCATAACGAAAAAACCCCTTCATTCAGTGTCAGTCAGGAAAAACAGTTCTATCACTGCTTCGGCTGTGGTGCGCATGGTAATGCCATCGACTTTGTCATGGAATTCGAGCGAATGGAGTTTCCTGAAGCCATTGAAGAACTTGCCTCGACAGTAGGGCTGGAGGTGGAGCGTGAAGAACGCACGCCTTCAAGCCCATTTGCTAAGAATACTCCAACGGTAAAAAGTGAAGAGAAACGCAGCCTGTATGATCTCATGGGCAGCATCGCACAATTTTATCGTCAACAACTCAAAGTACCGACCAACAAGCACGCGATCGAGTATTTAAAAAATCGCGGGTTATCCGGTGAAATAGTCCAAAAGTTTGGTATCGGTTACGTGGCTGATGAATGGGATCTTGTACGTCGCAACTTTGGCCAACAACGAAACAGCGAAGACATGCTCGTTACCGCTGGTATGCTGATTGAGAGTGATAATGGCCGCCGCTATGACCGTTTTCGTGGCCGAGTGATGTTCCCGATCCGCGATCGTCGTGGCAGAGTGATCGGCTTTGGCGGGCGGATTACCGAGCAAGGCACGCCAAAATACCTAAACTCACCAGAAACACCGATTTTCCATAAAGGCAAAGAGCTGTATGGCCTTTATGAAGTCCTGCAGGCATACCGTGAACCACCACAAATCCTAGTGGTGGAAGGCTATATGGATGTCGTGGCACTCGCTCAATATGGCGTAGATTATTCCGTCGCCTCTCTTGGTACCTCAACCACGGGTGATCACTTGCAACTGCTGTTTCGCCAAACTAACCAAGTGGTGTGCTGTTATGATGGTGACCGAGCTGGACGTGATGCTGCATGGCGTGCGCTCGAAAACGCACTGAGCTATCTCAAAAGTGGAAATATCTTAAAGTTTCTTTTTTTGCCGGATGGTGAAGACCCTGACAGCTACGTACGTAAATACGGTAAAGCAGATTTCGAACAGCAGCTTGCTAACGCAACGCCGCTTTCACAATACTTGTTTGATAACCTTATTGAACTTCACCAGCTCAACTTGGGATCCCATGAAGGTAAATCGGCATTACGCGCATTAGCAACACCACTTATCGACAAGATACCGGATCCTTTTTTACAAGAGATCCTAGAAAAATTACTCGATGAACGGACGGGATTTGATCACCAGCTACGCCGTAAAAAAGCGCGTAATCCAGAAAATCGACCCGCACCACATAAAGCAATAAAACGTACGCCAATGCGTGATGTTATTGCGCTCTTAGTACAAAATCCAAGCTATGCTGAATTGGTACCCGACCTCGCAAGTGTTCGTCATTTAATGCTTCCAGGGCTCGATACCTTCAGTGAAGTACTTGAGAAATGTCGACAATATCCCCATATCACTACGGGTCAATTGCTCGAACATTGGCGAGACTCAAAAAATGAGACGCTTCTGTCTCGTCTAGCAAGTTGGGATATTCCCCTTGTCGAAGACAATCAAGAAGAACTATTTTTAGACTCATTGGACAAAATTCTTGCCCAGTGCGTAGAAAAACAAATTGAAAATTTGCAGGCTAAAGCGCGAAGTGTCGGTTTATCAACCGAAGAAAGAAGGGAGCTCCAAGATTTGATCTTAAAAGGCTTGAAAGCGTAA
- the rpoD gene encoding RNA polymerase sigma factor RpoD, with protein MDQNPQSQLKQLVLRGKEQGYLTYAEVNDHLPAEIVDSEQVEDIIQMINDMGIKVVETAPDADDLALSDDTTITDEDAAEAAAAALSSVESEIGRTTDPVRMYMREMGTVELLTREGEIDIAKRIEDGINQVQSAIAEYPGTIPYILEQFDRVQAEELRLTDLISGFVDPNDMETEAPTATHIGSELSEADLADEDDEIAAEEDDEDEDEDENGDGESSDSEEEVGIDPELAREKFNELRGKFQNLQLAVNEFGRDSNQASEASGLVLDIFREFRLTPKQFDHLVETLRTSMDRVRTQERLVMKAVVEIAKMPKKSFIALFTGNESNEEWLDKVLASDKPYVAKVRDQEEDIRRSIQKLQMIEQETSLSVERIKDISRRMSIGEAKARRAKKEMVEANLRLVISIAKKYTNRGLQFLDLIQEGNIGLMKAVDKFEYRRGYKFSTYATWWIRQAITRSIADQARTIRIPVHMIETINKLNRISRQMLQEMGREPLPEELAERMQMPEDKIRKVLKIAKEPISMETPIGDDEDSHLGDFIEDTTLELPLDSATATSLKAATRDVLAGLTPREAKVLRMRFGIDMNTDHTLEEVGKQFDVTRERIRQIEAKALRKLRHPSRSETLRSFLDE; from the coding sequence ATGGATCAAAATCCGCAGTCACAGCTTAAACAACTTGTCCTACGTGGCAAGGAACAGGGCTATCTGACCTACGCCGAAGTAAATGACCACTTGCCTGCTGAAATCGTTGATTCAGAGCAGGTGGAAGATATTATTCAGATGATCAATGACATGGGTATCAAGGTAGTTGAAACTGCTCCTGATGCCGATGATCTTGCCCTCAGCGATGATACCACCATCACTGACGAAGATGCTGCCGAAGCGGCAGCCGCGGCACTTTCTAGCGTAGAGAGTGAGATTGGCCGCACCACCGACCCAGTACGTATGTACATGCGTGAAATGGGTACGGTTGAGCTTTTGACACGTGAAGGTGAAATCGATATCGCCAAGCGCATTGAAGATGGTATTAACCAAGTTCAAAGTGCGATTGCTGAGTATCCTGGAACCATCCCTTACATTCTTGAGCAGTTTGATCGCGTTCAGGCAGAAGAACTCCGCCTAACAGATCTAATTTCGGGTTTCGTTGATCCTAATGATATGGAAACCGAAGCACCAACTGCTACTCATATCGGTTCAGAACTTTCTGAAGCCGATCTCGCCGATGAAGATGACGAGATCGCCGCTGAAGAAGATGATGAAGACGAGGATGAAGACGAAAACGGCGATGGCGAAAGCAGCGACAGCGAAGAAGAAGTCGGCATCGATCCTGAACTCGCTCGTGAAAAATTCAATGAGCTGCGCGGTAAATTCCAAAACCTGCAATTAGCAGTGAATGAATTTGGTCGTGACAGTAACCAAGCCTCTGAAGCTTCCGGCCTAGTATTGGATATTTTCCGCGAATTCCGCCTAACACCAAAGCAATTTGACCATTTGGTTGAAACGCTGCGTACTTCAATGGATCGTGTGCGTACTCAAGAACGCTTAGTGATGAAAGCGGTTGTTGAAATCGCGAAAATGCCAAAAAAATCGTTTATTGCTCTGTTTACTGGCAACGAATCGAACGAAGAGTGGCTAGACAAAGTCCTCGCTTCTGATAAGCCTTACGTAGCGAAAGTACGTGATCAAGAAGAAGATATCCGTCGTTCTATCCAGAAACTGCAAATGATCGAACAAGAGACTTCACTGTCTGTTGAACGCATCAAAGACATCAGTCGTCGTATGTCAATCGGTGAAGCAAAAGCTCGCCGTGCGAAGAAAGAGATGGTCGAAGCGAACTTACGTCTGGTTATTTCGATTGCTAAGAAATACACCAACCGCGGTCTGCAATTCTTGGATTTGATCCAAGAAGGTAACATCGGCCTGATGAAAGCTGTAGACAAGTTTGAATACCGTCGTGGCTATAAGTTCTCAACTTATGCGACATGGTGGATCCGCCAAGCGATCACCCGTTCTATTGCAGACCAAGCACGTACAATTCGTATTCCAGTACACATGATCGAAACGATCAACAAACTGAATCGAATTTCACGTCAAATGCTACAAGAAATGGGTCGTGAGCCTCTGCCTGAAGAATTGGCAGAACGCATGCAGATGCCAGAAGACAAGATCCGTAAAGTGCTGAAAATCGCAAAAGAGCCAATCTCCATGGAGACACCGATCGGTGATGATGAAGATTCGCATCTGGGTGATTTCATCGAGGATACAACCCTCGAACTGCCACTGGATTCAGCGACCGCAACTAGCCTTAAAGCTGCAACCCGCGATGTATTAGCTGGCCTAACGCCTCGCGAAGCAAAAGTGCTGCGTATGCGCTTTGGTATCGACATGAATACCGACCACACTTTGGAAGAAGTGGGTAAACAGTTCGACGTAACTCGTGAACGTATCCGTCAGATCGAAGCAAAAGCACTGCGCAAACTGCGTCATCCAAGCCGCTCAGAGACTCTGCGCAGCTTCTTGGATGAATAA
- a CDS encoding lysophospholipid acyltransferase family protein, whose translation MLSTSPFVLPRKTPFGLGEHLAEWATGLKRLNQFYAQRPAGGDTREFLRFTLDVLGIDYQVVRGQLTNVPSQGATIVVANHPLGCVEGVILAELLLSVRSDVQILANQYLKLVPELASLFIGVDVFEGTEATKANLHALRQAHKHLEQGGLLLMFPAGEVSQLVDSKQGRLEDKEWSQSVSRLVKKHQAHTVPVYIDGQNSTPFYLAGKIHPMLRTLMLGRELLNKKDAAIRIALGETISHNEIQHLCDQQLVNYLRLNTYLLQPSPARNKTANDQSLPPVAERLPLEVLLEDIAQLPYRDHMLRHNQFDVYCTTAENIPSLMHEIGRVREINFRAVGEGTGCALDIDRFDRDYLHLFIWDREQNQLVGAYRLGLIDHLMQTKGIDGLYSSTLFHYDQRFLAKMDGAIEMGRSVIDSQYQKSVAALLLLWKGIGTYIQHNPQYTHLFGPVSISNDYSEQARRLLADTMTLHYYDTEQAELVMASNPLPIDQVQWNASLLTSLADLQLLSRVIARIDEGKGIPVLLRQYLGLNGKLVSFNIDPAFNNALDGLIVVDLRNVPTKTLARYMGQKEAQSYLEMHQYFSAI comes from the coding sequence ATGCTTTCTACTTCACCATTCGTTTTACCACGAAAAACCCCATTTGGTTTAGGTGAGCACTTAGCAGAATGGGCTACTGGATTGAAGCGTCTCAATCAATTCTACGCACAACGCCCAGCTGGCGGTGATACTCGCGAATTTCTACGCTTTACTCTCGATGTCCTCGGGATTGATTATCAGGTGGTACGCGGCCAGCTCACCAATGTGCCATCACAGGGTGCGACTATCGTCGTCGCTAATCATCCTCTCGGTTGTGTAGAAGGCGTTATTCTGGCTGAGCTACTGCTTTCGGTGAGATCGGATGTGCAGATCCTAGCCAATCAATATTTAAAACTGGTTCCTGAACTCGCTTCTTTGTTTATTGGGGTGGATGTGTTTGAAGGTACTGAGGCCACAAAAGCCAATCTGCATGCACTACGCCAAGCTCATAAGCACTTAGAACAAGGTGGATTGTTACTCATGTTCCCAGCTGGTGAGGTTTCCCAATTGGTCGACAGTAAGCAAGGTCGATTGGAAGATAAAGAGTGGAGCCAATCCGTTAGTCGATTAGTCAAAAAACACCAAGCTCACACCGTACCTGTTTATATTGATGGACAAAACTCAACTCCATTTTATCTGGCGGGGAAAATTCACCCGATGCTGCGCACTCTAATGCTCGGCCGCGAACTACTGAATAAAAAAGATGCGGCTATTCGTATTGCGCTCGGCGAAACCATCTCACACAATGAAATACAACATCTGTGTGATCAGCAGTTGGTTAATTATCTGCGTCTCAACACTTACCTTTTACAGCCCTCTCCTGCGCGCAATAAGACGGCCAATGATCAATCTTTGCCACCCGTTGCAGAGCGCCTGCCCTTAGAGGTTTTGCTGGAAGACATTGCTCAGCTGCCTTATCGCGACCATATGTTGCGCCACAATCAGTTCGATGTGTACTGTACAACCGCCGAAAACATTCCATCGTTAATGCATGAAATTGGTCGAGTTCGTGAAATCAATTTTCGTGCGGTAGGAGAAGGCACGGGTTGCGCCTTGGATATTGATCGATTTGATCGCGATTATTTACATCTGTTTATTTGGGATCGCGAGCAAAACCAACTGGTTGGAGCCTACCGCTTAGGGTTGATCGATCACCTCATGCAGACCAAAGGGATCGATGGTCTCTATTCCAGCACGCTGTTTCACTATGATCAGCGTTTTCTGGCAAAAATGGACGGTGCAATTGAGATGGGTCGCTCAGTGATTGATAGCCAATACCAAAAAAGCGTGGCAGCGCTGCTTTTGCTCTGGAAAGGGATTGGCACCTACATTCAACATAACCCTCAATACACCCATCTCTTTGGTCCAGTGAGCATCAGTAATGACTACAGTGAACAAGCTCGGCGTTTACTCGCCGATACCATGACCTTGCACTACTACGACACCGAACAAGCCGAACTGGTGATGGCTAGCAATCCACTACCTATCGACCAAGTACAATGGAACGCGAGTCTATTGACCTCTCTTGCCGATTTACAGCTGCTGTCGCGAGTCATTGCCCGCATTGATGAAGGGAAAGGCATTCCTGTTCTCTTGCGTCAATATCTTGGTCTAAATGGTAAGCTGGTCAGCTTTAATATCGATCCAGCATTCAATAACGCGCTAGATGGGCTCATTGTAGTTGATCTGCGCAATGTGCCAACCAAAACGCTCGCACGCTACATGGGGCAAAAAGAAGCACAAAGCTATCTTGAGATGCACCAATATTTCAGCGCAATTTAA
- a CDS encoding TRAP transporter substrate-binding protein: MPITTYFKKSRVALTLILGALLGTAQADDKPIYKLTLAETWGANTPILGDAPKNMAKLAAEMSNGRIQIRIDSANKHKAPLGVFDMVKSGQYDLGHSSSYYWKGKVPNTLFFSSMPFGMIATEQYAWFYYGGGMQLMEKVYAPHNLLSFPGGNSDIQMGGWFKKEINSIDDLQGLKMRIPGFAGEVLAKVGAKPTNIAPGELYTSLERGTIDALEWVGPAFDLRMGFHKIAPYYYSAWHEPGSETQFLVNKKKWDTLPKDIQVILETAFRVAAFDMYNQAIDANATSWAAMKSEYPDIKVRDFPPAVLAALRQANNELLQEQAASDPLAKEIIESQQAYLSKVRDWTRISTQAYLNTNP, from the coding sequence ATGCCAATCACAACCTATTTCAAGAAAAGTCGCGTAGCGTTGACGCTTATTCTGGGTGCTCTTCTCGGTACTGCGCAAGCTGACGATAAACCTATCTATAAATTAACTCTCGCCGAAACTTGGGGGGCAAATACTCCCATTCTTGGTGATGCGCCAAAAAACATGGCGAAGTTGGCTGCTGAAATGTCCAATGGCCGCATTCAAATTCGTATCGATTCGGCTAACAAACACAAAGCACCATTAGGTGTGTTTGACATGGTGAAATCTGGTCAATACGATCTCGGTCACTCCAGCTCTTATTATTGGAAAGGCAAGGTACCCAATACTCTCTTTTTCTCTTCGATGCCATTTGGGATGATTGCCACAGAGCAGTACGCTTGGTTCTACTATGGTGGTGGCATGCAGTTGATGGAGAAAGTGTACGCGCCACACAATCTGCTCTCCTTCCCTGGCGGAAACTCAGATATTCAAATGGGCGGCTGGTTTAAAAAAGAGATCAACAGTATTGATGATCTGCAGGGACTGAAAATGCGCATCCCTGGATTCGCAGGTGAAGTGTTAGCAAAAGTCGGGGCTAAGCCCACCAACATCGCGCCGGGAGAACTGTACACATCACTGGAGCGCGGCACCATCGACGCACTGGAATGGGTTGGCCCAGCCTTTGATCTGCGAATGGGCTTTCATAAAATTGCCCCTTATTACTACAGCGCATGGCATGAGCCTGGCTCAGAAACCCAATTTCTGGTCAACAAAAAGAAATGGGATACGCTACCGAAAGATATTCAAGTGATCTTAGAAACCGCTTTCCGTGTCGCCGCTTTCGATATGTACAACCAAGCGATCGATGCGAATGCGACGAGCTGGGCAGCGATGAAAAGTGAGTACCCAGACATCAAAGTTCGTGACTTTCCACCCGCAGTACTTGCCGCGCTACGCCAAGCCAACAATGAACTTCTGCAAGAGCAAGCAGCAAGCGATCCGCTCGCTAAAGAGATCATCGAATCTCAACAAGCTTACTTAAGCAAAGTGCGTGATTGGACTCGTATTTCCACTCAGGCTTACTTAAATACCAATCCTTAA
- a CDS encoding ImmA/IrrE family metallo-endopeptidase: protein MEQFKLPSKTTIYKKVRECGPSKAILKRILPEWWDDDLLQTNAGLLQFALLLKNRLGIQMDFDQSGAVSFHLLPVSLQFKKRSTTDLDKLSDSSLLIQAIGKTFIRSLRYNELEQDLEQFFSTLSLVKHIDLDRVVGLLWKYNIPVLYLENFPTSFSRPAGTIVRDGDLFAIILSHKHKSPSTQLFVLLHEIGHMKFGHLNNSGLLTDVSISALGESLKEETDQQEIEADNFALDVLRNGIDIQRVIKEIGFIQRPAELALHAQKMNKEMDVNPGHFALTYGRETRNWPLAHQALKFLEQGDAQSIFKKHYLGAIEKFEFKKDDLELLERMQ, encoded by the coding sequence ATGGAACAATTTAAACTTCCTTCAAAAACAACTATATATAAAAAGGTAAGAGAGTGTGGCCCTAGTAAGGCTATTCTGAAAAGAATTTTGCCTGAATGGTGGGATGATGATTTACTTCAAACAAATGCAGGACTGCTACAGTTTGCTCTCCTACTAAAAAACCGGCTTGGTATCCAGATGGATTTTGACCAATCTGGGGCTGTTAGTTTTCATCTATTGCCAGTTTCGCTTCAATTTAAAAAGCGCTCTACAACAGATTTAGATAAGTTATCTGATTCGTCTTTATTGATACAGGCTATAGGAAAAACATTTATCAGATCTCTCCGGTATAATGAGTTGGAACAAGATCTTGAACAATTTTTTAGTACATTGTCTCTAGTTAAGCATATTGACTTGGACCGTGTAGTTGGTCTCCTCTGGAAATATAATATCCCTGTTTTATATTTAGAAAATTTTCCTACATCTTTTTCTCGCCCTGCTGGAACCATTGTGCGCGATGGTGATTTGTTCGCAATTATTTTAAGCCATAAGCATAAGAGTCCATCAACTCAATTATTTGTGTTGCTTCATGAAATAGGACATATGAAGTTTGGTCATTTGAATAACTCGGGTCTTCTTACTGATGTGAGTATCTCGGCACTTGGTGAATCACTTAAAGAGGAAACCGATCAGCAAGAAATCGAAGCTGATAATTTTGCATTAGATGTATTAAGAAATGGCATTGATATTCAAAGAGTAATTAAAGAAATCGGGTTCATACAGCGACCTGCCGAACTAGCTTTGCATGCGCAGAAGATGAATAAGGAAATGGATGTTAATCCAGGACACTTTGCTTTGACCTATGGTAGAGAAACCCGAAATTGGCCTTTAGCCCATCAGGCTCTTAAATTTTTGGAACAGGGGGATGCTCAAAGTATTTTCAAAAAGCATTACTTAGGTGCAATAGAAAAGTTTGAGTTTAAAAAAGACGACCTTGAATTACTAGAACGCATGCAGTAG
- a CDS encoding sce7726 family protein, whose amino-acid sequence MNDPDIRQLLISRLGKRKSFANERLLEEVALQNGVIRADVVYCSNKLECFEIKSHNDSLKRLVSQGWQYEQSFDLVTLVCATKHLSPALDMIPEWWGLIEVTKSGALKSIRRAKSNPNISISGMVDALTNDESKQFLTSIGHGTGISRLSHSQLRTKIQEVATIASLRQWILNTLPKRKATWKPSIRSRLAQELQLVY is encoded by the coding sequence ATGAACGATCCAGATATCAGACAACTTTTAATCTCTCGCCTTGGCAAAAGAAAATCATTTGCAAATGAAAGATTGTTAGAAGAAGTCGCATTGCAAAACGGTGTAATCAGGGCGGATGTTGTTTATTGCTCAAATAAACTCGAGTGCTTTGAGATAAAAAGTCACAATGACTCTTTAAAACGTCTTGTTTCACAAGGTTGGCAATACGAACAATCATTCGACTTAGTTACACTTGTTTGTGCTACAAAACATTTATCGCCAGCGCTTGATATGATTCCTGAATGGTGGGGATTAATTGAGGTAACAAAAAGTGGGGCACTGAAATCAATCAGAAGGGCAAAGTCCAATCCAAATATAAGTATTTCTGGAATGGTTGATGCGCTGACCAATGATGAATCAAAACAATTCCTCACATCAATTGGTCATGGTACAGGTATAAGCAGACTGTCTCACTCACAATTAAGAACAAAAATTCAAGAGGTTGCAACTATAGCATCATTGCGACAATGGATTTTAAACACTCTACCAAAACGAAAAGCGACATGGAAACCGAGCATTCGTAGCCGATTAGCTCAAGAGCTACAGCTAGTTTACTAA